A single Ptiloglossa arizonensis isolate GNS036 chromosome 2, iyPtiAriz1_principal, whole genome shotgun sequence DNA region contains:
- the LOC143154809 gene encoding carboxylic ester hydrolase-like: protein MTRLWCLLFLFGFVTLTWCLDDAPRVKTPLGSIKGYHLLSANGKQYEAYEGIPYALPPIGKLRFKPPHRLPPWLGELSATKFGSPCLQYTQVPESPKGDKVIGAEDCLYLNVYVPAHKKVSEPMPVIFWIHGGAFQLGSGMHAGAKYLIDHDVVFVTINYRLGILGFLSTENEIVPGNMGLKDQSMALRWVSENIEWFGGDPNRVTLVGLSAGGASVHYHYLSPMSAGLFQGGISISGTAFDCWAQTENMLEKSKHVATLMGCPTGNIKEMVRCLRYRPSRSMVETTHEFMRFYYNPFTPFGPVVEKFGEEPFIDRPPVEIVSSGDVHDVPWITGVTSEEGLYPVAEFIAIPEALKTLEDNWNLLLPYFLDYNYTLPKEKHVEVATVIKGHYFGMKKIDNTTTKSLIQMASDRFFIVDSEKAARLQASVNQQPVWYYYYSYRAAQSLSDVMSGTTTNYGVSHADDAFAVIENPFLDFTTTSNDRNMQKLLIELWISFVTNGVPKMGNVEWPRLNPNEKELHYMHIAESNKIFMDSNANFGQKDFWNTIDFNENKLNSTFSGYMKKEEL from the exons ATGACGAGACTGTGGTGTCTTCTGtttcttttcggattcgtgaccCTGACGTGGTGTCTGGACGATGCACCAAGAGTTAAAACACCCCTGGGTAGTATCAAGGGATATCACTTACTCTCTGCTAATGGTAAACAGTATGAAGCCTACGAAGGAATCCCTTACGCACTGCCTCCAATCGGCAAGCTTCGGTTCAAG cccCCTCACCGGTTACCACCCTGGTTGGGAGAACTCTCTGCAACGAAATTTGGATCTCCTTGTTTGCAATACACCCAAGTACCCGAATCTCCGAAAGGCGACAAAGTCATCGGTGCCGAGGATTGTCTTTACTTGAACGTTTACGTGCCGGCGCATAAGAAAGTATCCGAGCCAATGCCAGTCATTTTCTGGATTCATGGAGGAGCCTTCCAGTTGGGTAGCGGAATGCATGCGGGTGCTAAATATCTTATCGATCATGACGTCGTGTTTGTTACGATCAACTACCGCCTTGGAATATTAG GTTTTCTTAGCACAGAGAATGAAATAGTTCCCGGAAATATGGGATTGAAGGATCAAAGTATGGCCTTACGTTGGGTGTCAGAGAATATCGAATGGTTCGGTGGTGATCCGAACAGAGTGACTTTGGTCGGTTTAAGCGCAGGTGGTGCGAGCGTTCATTATCACTACTTATCGCCCATGAGTGCTGGTCTTTTCCAAG GTGGAATCTCGATTAGTGGTACAGCATTTGATTGTTGGGCGCAAACGGaaaatatgttggagaagtccAAGCATGTAGCAACTCTTATGGGTTGTCCTACAGGTAACATAAAGGAAATGGTACGTTGTCTAAGATATCGCCCATCTAGAAGTATGGTTGAAACTACTCATGAATTTATG CGATTCTATTATAACCCATTCACACCATTTGGACCAGTTGTAGAGAAATTTGGAGAAGAACCATTCATTGATCGTCCACCTGTTGAAATTGTGAGTAGTGGTGATGTTCATGATGTTCCTTGGATTACTGGAGTGACTAGCGAAGAAGGATTGTATCcagttgcag AGTTTATTGCTATACCAGAAGCCTTGAAAACCTTGGAAGATAATTGGAATCTTCTTTTGCCTTATTTTCTTGATTATAATTACACTTTACCTAAAGAAAAACATGTTGAAGTTGCTACGGTCATAAAAGGTCACTATTTTGGAATGAAAAAAATCGACAATACAACGACAAAATCTCTGATACAAATGGCTAGCGATCGATTCTTCATAGTTGACAGTGAAAAGGCTGCCAGGTTGCAAGCTAGTGTTAATCAGCAACCGGTTTGGTATTACTATTATAGCTATAGAGCTGCACAAAGTTTGAGTGATGTCATGAGTGGAACTACTACTAATTATG GTGTAAGCCATGCGGACGATGCATTTGCCGTTATTGAAAATCCTTTCTTAGATTTCACaacaacatcaaacgatcgTAATATGCAAAAACTTTTGATTGAGTTATGGATATCATTTGTAACTAATGG aGTTCCAAAAATGGGTAATGTTGAATGGCCCAGATTAAATCCAAATGAAAAGGAACTTCATTACATGCATATAGCTGaatcaaacaaaatttttatggatagtAATGCAAACTTTGGACAGAAAGATTTTTGGAATActatcgattttaatgaaaataaattgaacagtacattTAGTGGATACATGAAGAAAGAAGAATTGTAA
- the Mu2 gene encoding mutator 2 isoform X2 produces MSGCVAIKRTATVSKRHAEIEANGRETTTWICDLNSSNKTKLNNSILRPGRFYELTDGSILEFGVVRAVYKVQRSVNDSLIPETPAPIRKNNLIISGTPDSSWNNSSTLGQNDSIIPGTQTENGESMFRRPTVPQRNSTTNEKNSFVHDSFTSDSMDDSSGFTARRKENVSEQRISIHDMETQKSSESQNEMNSDIHDAETQKICLNDIKTVKTHFQKKPIDIHDMKTPRKIERQNVSARDADDSIQDVRKHKTKKTGLTENSISDTVDVPKIEVKEGKYYSNDDSNCNDIDEEDTLNAVLTVKEEFCPHDEQIEGVQKCSEEYLQLSPSSTNFEDDCSEFDKSRNLLSSQDLLEDFIGNDDTLNASNSKSLSSAPIKSSCSNNNETTEKSKDNENIFDANTQTKNEDENIFEATTQRINFPFKAPLMADDSDETDQECMFQRYSRVASQDSQPSKSQSVVSEDEDTDEEGRFMEISIKQRQSTSLSFEVRQNESKEIMSGDSDDLFDVPTQHVNPKNEDSTATADVDFDGPTQLIKTKTSEDNLITEELEIDDMAPTQILPMAKSSPQVNKPIIHSRKNRAEETEDITEADYNIPTQVINNSEKVSESDKNESPSPFDKLNPTSVEEFSVEDIDYEMAPTQLISEIKSKSVSTADNRKKTLKKSNKTNLNDTLERNLNNIFDDVNEDDIEEQPQIRTTQVLINMLQLSQYEDKSDTSHKSDADNESPTIGKAKISQKHKRNKTSVIDSTSHSTPNKQSAKSSLKNTIIDSDSQNEENYFTKLASTRKQNVLKESQDFASSVENRSVNRKDGENATEANVSTMNDKNNSVCGTSFERLPMQKSSPRNEKLKVSKTILGKTDLSTKNKNESEESFKTGNQVSTISTGIKQPQQTSILLEKDDDDDILAGLPEFKISGTLSNPGSPTSSISTETRLNTNRNRSKQDKKKTEPKKKSAPQISTRRSSARGNMEDVKPYHSTRKSNSSTILESFGNFKVDKVSTNEHESDDENVTKRFKQSVRKTPSKNLRKTKGSRSLLQRKSISPIDTREQAKHNSSIQNGRAYNSSKENVDRSSVFQVGTEALAEDVTARPARKTTLSSSRVGKRSLSTTDVIESSNTKKFKKDTNESTSRITRHRKSTEKNTTISKKNSANIVDYMTKRNSSVNVQDSCNTQLSFSQESLQSKQLVIRIMKMSPTSPTERISQSTPAQSMAKNIVNNETRQTRRTSVKNRVASSDSTTSESEKAVPNITAQRKRSQRLTNKRQLEEEVVSSQGGEESQEVEMIMNVSFKEQNTGFNTKRKKEKHERTRNVKTKNTRKRASTILPVDENFEESNVSSDITESDNTQFEMSTSKFKPMEEYSKTNSNQSFVNNTMNNTNNMNKRGKKAKVRKLQTDKRQSKHLTETSTSSATNSSVDNASILSTPTRASTSGAFKIKHKILFTGITNDYSKLLKKLGASQVEDPAKCSVLVTDKVRRTVKFLCALAQSVPIVSINWLVESEKVGHFVELKDYILKDPVAEAKFGFKLRGSLEKAKQQKLLEGYTIVLTPNVAPPPLPELKSIINSCGGKPLVRPPSSWPQKTVIISREEDLAKAKTFLAKAPKTVTIQSTEFILTGILRQELNFIKHKLT; encoded by the exons ATGTCGGGATGTGTTGCAATCAAAAGAACTGCG ACGGTATCTAAGAGGCACGCAGAAATCGAGGCTAACGGTCGTGAGACAACGACATGGATCTGCGATTTGAATTCTTCCAACAAAACAAAGCTCAATAAT TCGATTTTAAGGCCTGGTCGATTCTACGAGTTAACAGATGGAAGCATACTCGAATTTGGCGTTGTACGCGCAGTTTATAAGGTCCAACGATCGGTGAACGACTCCTTGATCCCGGAAACTCCGGCCCCAATTCGTAAAAACAATCTGATAATTTCTGGAACACCTGATTCGTCTTGG AACAATTCGTCCACTTTGGGGCAGAACGATTCTATAATTCCTGGCACCCAAACTGAGAATGGAGAATCCATGTTTCGACGTCCGACTGTGCCTCAACGGAACTCAACCACCAATGAAAAGAATTCTTTCGTTCACGATTCCTTCACCAGTGACAGCATGGACGATTCCTCGGGTTTCACTGCTCGGAGAAAGGAAAACGTAAGCGAACAGAGGATCAGTATTCATGATATGGAAACGCAGAAGTCATCCGAATCGCAAAACGAAATGAATTCCGATATCCACGACGCTGAAACTCAAAAGATCTGCTTGAACGATATTAAAACTGTCAAAACACACTTTCAAAAGAAGCCAATTGATATTCATGATATGAAGACACCGAGAAAAATCGAGCGTCAGAATGTTTCAGCACGAGATGCTGATGACAGCATTCAAGACGTTCGGAAACATAAGACGAAAAAAACAGGCCTAACAGAAAATAGTATAAGCGATACGGTGGATGTACCaaagattgaagttaaagaggGAAAATACTATTCTAATGATGATAGTAATTGTAATGATATAGACGAAGAAGATACGTTAAATGCAGTTTTAACTGTAAAAGAAGAATTTTGTCCGCACGATGAACAGATAGAAGGTGTTCAAAAATGTTCAGAAGAGTACCTGCAATTGTCGCCCTCCTCAACAAATTTCGAAGATGACTGTTCAGAATTCGATAAAAGCCGCAATTTACTTAGTTCGCAAGATTTATTAGAGGACTTTATCGGAAATGATGATACACTCAATGCTTCAAATTCGAAATCATTGTCATCGGCGCCTATAAAGTCTTCGTGCTCGAATAACAATGAAACGACTGAAAAAAGTAAAGACAATGAAAACATATTCGACGCAAATACGCAAACCAAGAATgaggatgaaaatatttttgaagcTACTACTCAACGCATTAATTTCCCATTTAAGGCTCCTCTGATGGCAGATGACTCCGATGAGACCGATCAAGAATGTATGTTTCAAAGGTATTCGCGCGTTGCCAGTCAAGATAGTCAACCTTCGAAAAGTCAGTCGGTTGTTAGCGAAGATGAGGACACGGATGAAGAAGGTCGTTTCATGGAAATTTCCATAAAGCAAAGACAATCTACATCCTTGTCATTTGAAGTGCGGCAGAATGAAAGCAAAGAGATTATGAGCGGAGACTCTGATGATCTGTTTGATGTACCTACACAACATGTAAACCCAAAAAACGAAGATTCAACAGCTACTGCTGACGTAGATTTTGATGGGCCAACGCAATTGATTAAAACGAAAACATCTGAGGATAACTTAATAACAGAGGAGTTGGAAATCGATGATATGGCACCAACACAAATTCTTCCAATGGCAAAATCTTCTCCACAAGTAAACAAACCTATTATCCATTCAAGAAAAAATAGAGCCGAAGAAACGGAAGATATTACTGAAGCAGACTATAATATACCTACTCAAGTAATTAACAATTCGGAAAAAGTTTCAGAATCAGATAAAAATGAATCACCAAGTCCTTTTGACAAATTGAATCCAACTTCCGTGGAAGAATTTAGCGTTGAGGACATTGATTATGAAATGGCACCTACTCAATTAATCAGTGAGATCAAAAGCAAATCTGTATCAACTGCTGACAACAGGAAAAAAACATTAAAGAAatcgaataaaacaaatttaaatgATACTTTAGAAAGAAATCTAAACAATATATTCGATGATGTGAACGAGGATGATATAGAAGAGCAACCGCAGATACGAACAACTCAGGTACTCATAAATATGTTGCAATTGTCGCAATATGAGGATAAATCCGACACCAGTCATAAGTCTGACGCAGATAATGAATCACCAACAATTGGCAAAGCAAAAATATCACAGAAACACAAGCGAAACAAAACATCAGTAATCGATTCAACATCTCATTCAACACCAAACAAGCAGTCTGCTAAGTCTAGTTTAAAGAATACCATCATTGACAGCGATTCACAAAATGAGGAAAATTATTTCACCAAGCTTGCTTCAACAAGGAAACAAAACGTTTTAAAAGAATCGCAAGATTTTGCTAGTTCTGTTGAAAACAGATCAGTCAATAGAAAAGATGGGGAAAATGCAACAGAGGCAAATGTTAGCACTATGAATGATAAAAACAATAGTGTTTGCGGTACATCATTTGAACGTTTACCAATGCAAAAATCGTCACCGAGAAATGAGAAATTAAAAGTGTCGAAAACTATTCTAGGTAAAACAGATTTatctacaaaaaataaaaatgaatctgAAGAATCTTTCAAAACAGGTAACCAAGTATCCACAATATCAACGGGTATTAAACAACCTCAACAGACCTCTATATTACTGGagaaagacgacgacgacgacatttTGGCCGGTTTACCTGAGTTTAAAATTTCAGGTACTTTATCAAATCCAGGAAGTCCAACGTCGTCGATATCAACAGAGACTAGATTGAACACAAATAGAAATCGATCAAAacaggataaaaaaaaaactgaaccgAAAAAGAAATCAGCTCCGCAGATATCCACGCGAAGATCAAGTGCTCGTGGGAACATGGAAGATGTTAAACCTTATCATTCTACTAGGAAATCAAATTCTTCAACTATTTTGGAAAGTTTTGGTAATTTCAAGGTTGATAAAGTGTCCACAAATGAACATGAAAGCGATGATGAGAATGTAACTAAACGGTTTAAGCAATCGGTGAGAAAAACACCATCTAAGAATTTACGTAAAACTAAAGGTAGTAGATCTCTGCTGCAACGAAAATCGATTTCTCCTATTGACACGCGGGAACAAGCAAAACATAATTCTTCCATTCAGAATGGAAGGGCTTATAATTCCAGCAAAGAAAATGTTGATCGTTCGTCTGTTTTTCAGGTAGGAACCGAAGCTCTGGCTGAAGATGTAACTGCCAGACCTGCAAGAAAAACTACTTTAAGCTCTTCACGCGTTGGAAAAAGATCACTCAGTACGACGGATGTGATCGAAAGTAGTAATACAAAAAAATTTAAGAAGGATACTAATGAAAGTACATCCAGAATTACCAGACATAGAAAGAGTACTGAAAAAAATACTACCATTAGTAAAAAAAATTCTGCAAACATTGTTGACTACATGACTAAACGAAATTCATCAGTCAATGTACAAGATTCATGCAATACACAGTTGTCATTTAGTCAAGAAAGCTTGCAGTCTAAACAGTTGGTGATAAGAATCATGAAAATGTCTCCAACTTCACCAACAGAGAGGATATCTCAAAGTACCCCGGCACAGTCGATGGCTAAAAATATTGTCAACAATGAAACCAGGCAAACTCGGCGTACAAGCGTCAAGAATCGAGTTGCTTCGAGCGATTCAACTACGTCGGAAAGTGAAAAAGCTGTTCCAAATATAACAGCACAAAGAAAGCGGAGTCAGAGGTTAACAAACAAACGACAACTTGAGGAAGAAGTTGTCAGTTCCCAAGGTGGAGAAGAATCTCAAGAAGTGGAGATGATCATGAATGTTTCGTTTAAAGAGCAAAATACTGGTTTTaacacaaaaagaaagaaagagaaacacgAAAGAACGAGAAATGTCAAAACCAAAAATACTAGAAAACGTGCAAGCACGATCCTTCCTGTggatgaaaattttgaagaaagcAATGTTTCTTCTGATATTACTGAATCTGATAATACGCAATTTGAAATGTCCACTTCAAAATTTAAACCAATGGAAGAATATTCGAAGACTAATTCTAATCAAAGTTTTGTAAATAATACTatgaataatacaaataatatgaataaaagaggaaagaaagcaAAAGTACGAAAGCTTCAAACTGACAAAAGACAAAGCAAACATTTGACAGAGACCAGCACTTCCTCAGCAACGAATTCCAGTGTAGACAATGCATCAATTCTTTCAACACCAACCAGAGCATCAACGAGTGGAGCATTTAAAATAAAACATAAAATCTTATTTACGGGTATTACAAACGACTACAGCAAGTTATTGAAAAAATTAG gaGCATCGCAAGTCGAAGATCCAGCAAAGTGTAGTGTATTGGTTACGGATAAAGTACGAAGGACCGTTAAATTTTTGTGTGCATTAGCACAATCTGTGCCAATAGTTTCAATCAATTGGTTGGTCGAAAGTGAAAAAGTTGGCCACTTTGTAGAGTTAAAGGATTATATTTTAAAAGACCCTGTTGCAGAAGCTAAATTTGGTTTTAAGTTAAGGGGAAGTCTAGAAAAAGCAAAGCAACAAAAACTATTGGAAGGATATACCATTGTATTAACGCCTAACGTAGCACCTCCACCTTTGCCAGAATTGAAAA gtatAATCAATTCGTGCGGTGGTAAACCATTAGTACGACCACCATCGTCATGGCCACAAAAAACGGTGATCATTTCTCGGGAAGAAGATTTAGCAAAAGCAAAAACATTTCTTGCGAAAGCTCCAAAAACTGTGACCATACAGTCAACGGAATTTATATTAACTGGAATTTTAAGACAAGAgctaaattttattaaacacaAATTAACataa